A portion of the Trachemys scripta elegans isolate TJP31775 chromosome 11, CAS_Tse_1.0, whole genome shotgun sequence genome contains these proteins:
- the LYPD6B gene encoding ly6/PLAUR domain-containing protein 6B — protein sequence MLLFSHMLAVASLQIFILSGNWALAKNINFYNVRPPLDPTPFPNSFKCFTCANAVDNYNCNRWAEDKWCPENTKYCLTVHHFTSHGRSTSVTKKCATKDECRFVGCHPHRETGHTECVSCCEGMICNVEIPTNQTNAVFSVMHAQRKSDGSRTTISILVLASVITIMLL from the exons ATGCTATTATTCTCTCACATGTTGGCTGTAGCTTCTCTTCAGATCTTCATCCTCTCAGGGAATTGGGCTCTAGCCAAGAACATCAACTTCTATAATGTGAGACCTCCATTAGACC ccaCTCCATTTCCAAACAGCTTTAAGTGTTTCACCTGTGCAAATGCAGTTGACAATTACAACTGTAACAGATGGGCTGAAGATAAATGGTGTCCTGAAA ATACAAAGTACTGCTTGACAGTTCATCATTTCACAAGCCATGGAAGGAGTACATCTGTGACCAAAAAATGTGCTACCAAGGATGAATGCCGTTTTGTTGGCTGTCATCCCCACAGAGAGACAGGCCATACA GAATGCGTTTCTTGCTGTGAAGGGATGATCTGCAATGTAGAAATACCAACCAATCAAACAAATGCAGTGTTTTCAGTAATGCATGCTCAGAGGAAATCAGATGGCAGCAGGACGACAATTAGCATTCTGGTGCTTGCATCAGTCATAACAATTATGTTGTTATGA